The sequence CACCTCCGGGTTTTATGTTCATAACGGACACACCGGAGAGGAGGCAGCCCGGCAGGACGGACCCGGAAGTAGCTCTCGTGCTCTGACTGTCACGTACGCTTCGCTGTGGATCGCGGGAGGTGAGCTGAGGTGAGCTGAGGACTCACGTCAAACTGCACGTCCTTTTTTGAAATtgtatttaaattgtttaaattaCAGCAGCACGTGGAGTGTATTTCTCACTCTGAAatgtgagtttaaaaaaaaaagaataattttgACGTTGGCGCTTAATTTGAAGGAAGGCAGCAAAGTTGGTCTTCAAATAGCTTGACAGACGAAATAATGTATTTGTAATATGTATTTCACAGCTGTCGAATATTCATTCTCAGGAGTTAGGGCTACAGAAGGAATGTTGTAGCCTACTTGGTGACACATTTACAACTTCACTCTAATTCCAGTGTGCATTACTTTACATCGGATACTATAACTGCaataaataacataataataacccCGAGAAGACAGTCCAGTTATTTAGTAGTTATTTAGTTTTCATTGGGCCTGTAGCCTATAAATGTTGCACCATATGAATCTAGATTGATTTACCACACCTCACTGTGACAAGGGGTGCGCACCGTGATATAAATAGCGCTAAAGTGTATAATTTGACTCTCCACAGATATCCCGCACAGCCGCAAACAAAGTATCGATCAGTCGCCTGATTGGAGAAGTACGTGAAGGACTCGGACATGAAACCTCCAGTGGCTGTGACTTACATTCTCTCCCGTCAGAGAAAGCCGCGACTCCgctagaagaaaagaagaaaaaaatgaagcgAGGACGTGAGCTACGTGCGCAGCCAGCAGATGACGAGGTGAAATGGAGAGCTTGGGACACGGGGACCTTTTAAACCCGagcgctctcctcctccgcggTGCAGTCGCCGTTTCAGCAGCCGCGCGCGAGACGGGCGCGAgcggccagcagcagcagcagctcgagCCCGGAACATCAGAGAGTCGGAGCCGCCGCTGCACGTGCGGAGCGGACATGGGGCTCAACGGCTGCTGCCGCTTACCGCCGCCGCCAGTCGGGAGTCCAACGGCCGCGGAGTTCCTCGCGGGTCTGGCCTCGCAGACCGACTCTCCCGCCGTCACAAGCCCGACGAAGTGGGCCACGACGGGCGTGTCGCTGTACAGCGACGGCGGGGAGGTGGGGGTGGTGTCGGTGTCCCCGTCTGACACCGTGGAGGGGAGACACGCGCACGTCTGGGCTCACCCGCCGAACGGTCACCCGGCACAAGTGAAGGGGGTAACGGGGGGCTCTGTCTACCCCGTGTACCCCCCCACCAGCAGAGGCTGTCTGGCGGAGAGCGGAGACCCTTTACTGGCGTGGAGGATCCGTGGGGACCCGAGAGCCAGACAGACGCAACAGAAACGCAGAGGTGGGGAGAACTGGGACACGGGGCCTCTTGGTGGTCTCATCATGGGGTCATTGGGGTCAGAGAGTCCCCTGGACCAGGTTTGCGCTTCGGTTGACTCTGACTTTAAGCGGAGGAGGCCGGGAGATGGAATCGACGCTCGCAAATCTCCCGAGGCCCCCAGAGGGGCCCGAGCGGTCCACTGCAGCAACAACTCCAACCAACTCGGCCATGCTCCCCGTGTCGCCCCCCAATCCCCCCTCACGCCTCCCGCTAACCAGCGCAACGGACACAACGTGGCCTCCTCGGGCCCAGCGGCCGCCACCGGCCCTCCGCcgccgctcgccgccgccgccgccgaggccCTCTGCATCCCGACCCCGCCGTCTCCCGCGGGGGCCGGCTGGTCAGCGGACCACATAGCCCGGCGGTACATCGTGCCCTGCATGAAATACTACGGCATCTGCGTGAAGGACGACTTCCTGGGCCCCCAGCTGGGCGGCAGgatgctggaggaggtggaagtcCTGAACCGCAGCGGGAAATTTCGGGGCGGGCAGCTGGTGAGCCAGAACGGCGTTCCCTCTCGGAGCATCCGGGGGGACCAGATCGCCTGGGTGGAGGGGCGGGAGCCCGGATGCGAGAGCATCGGGGCGCTGATGGCGTACATCGACGAGGCCGTCATGCACAGCGCCGCCAACGGCCAGCTGGGGGGCTGCGTCATCAACGGGCGCACgaaggtgagaggggggggggggggtcaggtgaGAGGGAGTCAGGCAGGAGTCTGGTTTACGTCTTCAGAGTTAGCAGAAGTCACAAACAATCTGACATCATTTAATTATGAGCAAATGGTCTTctctaatgcacacacacacacacacacacacacactttcacgcATGCAGACAGCGCTGAGGTTGTAGGAGCTTTATTTACTTAATGTCATATATTCTGCCACGTAAGCcgcatgttttattctttattccaCTGTGACGACACATTGCATGCCCCAGCTTCTTCTCTTGATATTTTAGATATagcattttaaattattataattgttcCGAGTCCTGAGGACATTGTTTGCCAGACGGGGAAACCTCTAAACTTCCGACTGAAGCCCATTTTCTAAATTCTGCATCCTGAATCTATTTTTTTTGCTATTTGCAGATGCATCATTCTCATTAAATGACTAAATGAACTTCACAGATGTGAAAATtagtcccccccaaaaaaatcttcatctgtgtctttctgtttacccaccttttttaatggatgatgtcatcctctacAATaaatccccctctcctcccgatGCATAGGGTCAATCTCCTGCATCCATCGCCGAGTAAAAGATACAGAAGACCCCCTCTTTTATCTCTCGACGCTTCGACTCACAATCCTTTTTGGGACTCGAGTGGATTTAATCTGTGAGACCGACGACGCACCAAAGCCGTCGCCTCGCTTCACCTGCGCGGTGCCTAAGCTTTGTTGCGTTAGATTTACGGCTATTCGTCATATTTAAATGAGATTTTATTCCGAGGCTGCCAACAATTAGTATTGTTGGTTTGCCAGCGTTGTTAGATTGCATTGTTtcatgtgtgtatttctgtctcTGGCTTATCGGGATGTATCGCGTGTTTATCTGACGCCAACTGCTCCCTGGGCGGGTCTCCCAGTTTAGGTAAAAAGTTAATGTACAAAATGTATGCTGGTGTTCCAGTAGTGGATGGATAGGTGCAGGATCCAGTAATGATTGGCTGCAcgaaagagaaaggaaaagcaATAGAATAAAAGAGGACGATCAGGGAGGAGTAAAGCCACGTGGAAGGCGTTCCGTCCGCGTCTTTTATTCTAACCTCCTTTCCTATTCCCTGTCCTTCTCTCCTTCGTCTCCTTCATAAATCCTCTCGTTTGCCACTTAAACCGCATATTTCCCAGCCGTCACCATGGTAACAGGCCCATACAGAGTAGTGCTCTGCATTGTGTACGAAAAAGAGacgtagagagagaagaagaagaagaagaagaggggttGGCAATGCCCCCCAAATATAATGCTGCCTGATTCCTTCCAGTAGGCGAGATTACAGCATTAACGATGGGAAAAGGTGGATACGTCTTGTAATGTGGGGGGAAGAGACGCGAaggggaggagacggagggggCGGGCGGCGTTGAGCGAGTGAGAACGGGGCGATGCAGAAGGAGAGCgtctgctgcagcagcagctcgtcCTCAGATGACCCGACCGGAGCTCGCCGTGAGCCCCAAGTCACATGGTAACGCACActgtcagggttcgtacggtcgtggaaaacctggaaaagtcatggaattttaaaatggtcatttccaggcctggagaagtcatgaaaaatactttaaatcataaaagttttggaaaagccatggaaatttgttaaaatcacatctcatttacggcgagtttgacataattaatatatttttttaaagaaagacgctcaaaatataagccagcgatagctctcaatac comes from Pseudoliparis swirei isolate HS2019 ecotype Mariana Trench chromosome 20, NWPU_hadal_v1, whole genome shotgun sequence and encodes:
- the egln2 gene encoding uncharacterized protein egln2, with the protein product MESLGHGDLLNPSALLLRGAVAVSAAARETGASGQQQQQLEPGTSESRSRRCTCGADMGLNGCCRLPPPPVGSPTAAEFLAGLASQTDSPAVTSPTKWATTGVSLYSDGGEVGVVSVSPSDTVEGRHAHVWAHPPNGHPAQVKGVTGGSVYPVYPPTSRGCLAESGDPLLAWRIRGDPRARQTQQKRRGGENWDTGPLGGLIMGSLGSESPLDQVCASVDSDFKRRRPGDGIDARKSPEAPRGARAVHCSNNSNQLGHAPRVAPQSPLTPPANQRNGHNVASSGPAAATGPPPPLAAAAAEALCIPTPPSPAGAGWSADHIARRYIVPCMKYYGICVKDDFLGPQLGGRMLEEVEVLNRSGKFRGGQLVSQNGVPSRSIRGDQIAWVEGREPGCESIGALMAYIDEAVMHSAANGQLGGCVINGRTKAMVACYPGNGTGYVRHVDNPNGDGRCITCIYYLNKNWDVKKQGGLLQIFPEGKNMVANIEPLFDRLLIFWSDRRNPHEVKPAYATRYAITVWYFDAKERAEAKEKYQLATGQKGVQVPVTQHGRTPVSLSGRHQKERRRRVRRSSMQRRRVARLTFSACDCFPGHVVRVLIGDVADEEHKWTGRTKK